The genomic DNA TCAGGTACTCAGTAAGTACACAGATtaaaataaatgggcttccctggtggctcagacggtaaagagtttgcctgcaaggcaggagacctgggttcaatccgtgggttgggaagatcccatggagagggagatggcaacccattccagtatgcttgcctggaaaatttcatggacagagaagcctggtgggctacagtccatggggttgcagagttggacatgactgagcgactaacatttttataataaatgatgAAGTAAACCTACATGGTGTTGCACTTCCCAAATTTGGAGAATTCAGTTTTGATTAGGAAGTTAGGGAAGGCCTCTTTGTGGAGGTGAGTCACAGTGAAAGGATGACTTTGTTAGGATTCCTTGGTCTAGGACAAGGAGGAGACTGGGCGTATTTGAGAACTTGGATCATTTGAGGCTGGTGTGGCTGGAGGGATGAATAGAGCAAGATATGTATAGGCCATGTTATGGAAtacattgtatatgtgtatgtttaaaaTAGCATTTCATTAAAGTAAGTGTTAACTATAGAAAAGTACACAAGTAAGTGTACAGCCTGATGAACTTTCACAAAGTCAATATACCTGTGTATTAAGCACTCAGATAAAACCAAACAGAACATTAATAGTACCCCAGTGCTTTCTTCCAGCTACTTCCTGACTTCTAATACCACTATAATGTGCAtcatgtttttgattttttagTAAACGGAATAATACAGTGTGTATTTTTGTGTCTGGTCTCTTCACTCAACGTGTATGTGagattcatctttgttttctgtcctGTAATTGATTCCATTGCCCACTGTATGAATATAGATAAAAATGTATGTATCCATTTTCTCATTGATaaatatttggattatttcctAATTGGGCCAGTTGTGAACAATGATATTATGAACATTCTTATATTGGTCTCCTGGTTTATGTGTGTAAGTTTCTGTTTAGGGTAGATACCTAGGGGTATAATTGCTGGATCattgatgtatgtatatatctttaGCTGTACCAGATAATGCCAACTATTTTCTAAAGTAGTTGTTCCAATTTATACTGCCACCAGCATATTGAAGGATATgattgggtttatttatttatttttttctgttgcacTGCACAGCATTccaaatcttagttccccaaccaaggattgaacctgtgccggTACAATGGAATCATGACATCCTAAccgctgggcctccagggaagtccccagatttaTGTTTTTAAGAGATAACTctgtgtaaatttttaaaaagactagaaAACTATCTTTTATAGCAGGCAAAAAATAATCCACAACTATATTTGACATTGGAATAGCCAATGGATTCTGTATTATTTCTAGCTAATGTGTTTTGCCATTCATAAGCAATTGATCTTTGTCTCTTTTACTTCTGTCATATTCAGGATTTACAGAACAAGGCTTATACACTTTGTttagaaaaattaacaaatttaatTAGTCTCCTCTATTagagccagtttttttttttttttttttttttaggtacccaatctaattttattttatttttaaactatacaatattgtattagttttgccaaatatcgaagtggatccgccacaagtatacatgtgttccccatcctgaaccctcctccctccccataccctccctctgggtcatcccagtgcaccagccccaagcatccagtatcgtgcatcaaacctggactggcaactcgtttcatacatgatattatacatgtttcaatgccattctcccaaatcttcccaccctctccctctcccacagagtccataagactgttctatattaCAATGTACTGCTTATGGAAAGCCTACTGCTATATAAGTCTGAACAGGATATGTTACATTGTGTAAACCCTTGAAATAGAGCCAGTTTTATTTCAAGGGTTTACACAATGTAACATATCCTGTTCAGACTTATATAGCAGTAGGCTTTCCATAAGTAGTACATTGTAATAATTCATGAGTAATTGGGATTGTATGAGTTTCATTATAGCAGTATAATGAAAGAACCTCAAAGATGTATAACTAAAGGTAACTTTCAATCCAGATGTTAAGattaattttttagatttttggtATATGTTAGAATTTGATTATAGTGCTTACTTGTAGAAATGATTGAAATTATAGTGTGTTTCAATTTCTTTAGTTTTGGGGGGGCTATTTTAttgtagagaacaaatttatcTGCAATAAATTTTTAAGGGTACAGTGCAGCATTAGCTTTATGTATATTGTAtgaaatttatttagttttgatgCAGTATTTGGTATGAATTCTTACTTCATCCTGAATTCATAGGTTAACTTCAGGTTATAGGTAATCAAGTTTGAATTTTAAACTGTAGTGCTGACAAAACAATTgtgagaatttttcttttattttagagtTTTCTTGGAGGATTTTTTGGTCCCATTTGTGAGATCGACGTTGTCCTTAATGATGGGGAAACCAGGAAAATGGCggaaatgaaaactgaagatGGCAAAGTAGAAAAGCACTATCTTTTCTATGATGGAGAATCTGTTTCAGGAAAGGTAAATATTTTGTTTGGAGAATTATCTAGTTGTAGAATATTAGAATTAGTCATGAAAGTGGCTTGTGCTGTATCTAAATTTGAATGATTTTATTAGAGATGGAAAATGTTTTTCAGAAGGTCAGCTGGAAGCTTTGATTCAACAGAACACTTGCAGGAATGGTTACTGGGCAGAGTCTAAATTAAACTGTGCAGAATTTTGTGTTTGTGACCATGTGAGTCTGTTTAACATAAGACAGTTTCTACAGTGGGGCTGTGATCCACTCAAAGTTTGTTTCTCCTTTAATTGAGTTATGGAGATTGGGGATaattctccagttcagttcagtggctcagtcgtgtccgactttttgcgaccccatgaatcacagcacgccaggcctccccgtccatcaccaactcccagagttcactcaaactcatgtccattgagtcggtgatgccacccagccatctcatcctctgtcgtccccttctcctcctgcccccaatccttcccagcctcagagtcttttccaatgagtcaactcttctcatgaggtggccaaagcactggagtttcagcttcagcatcagtccttccactgaacacccaggactgatctcctttaggatggactggttggatcttgcagtccaagggattctcaagagtcttctccaacaccacagttcaaaagcatcaattcttcggcgctcagctttcttcacagtccaactctcacatccatacatgaccacaggaaaaaccatagccttgactagatggacagcTTTCTAAAAGTTTTTTCTCATCTTTGTAGGTTATCAGTCTGTACTACTGCCGTTGTGTCTGTTGATCTCATTTCTTGATACTCTGTAGAGGATTTAAGCACATTTAGAATGTGTCCATGCATGGTCAGATACATTTGTGATACCTTCTGTGGTTTAACTTTTCCCCCCTTTTCCTTACCAAGAATTATTCTTATACCTTACAGAATATGATTACTACTCATTAATTTGTGATACTGAAGAATGGTAATATCCTAGATAAAATCAAAtcataaaatgtttgaaataatttttctaaatataaatgattaaaaaaatattaagagtTTTTCTCTCCTGCTCGTTAAGGTAATACATACACATGGTAAACAGTttgggaaataaaataattataaaataattataattataattatctaTAGTCCCATCATATGGAAATAACTCACTATTAAAATTTGAATGTGTTTCTTCCTAGTCTCTCTGCATTAATTAATGTTTATGTATAGGTAATATATTAAGCATACCTTTTCCCTACTGTTGGATATTTaactcatttctgtttttcaaattgcTTGTAATATATCCCCATATCTTTAGTAATAAAGacattttatacataaatataaagacCTTATATGAAGggtcctgcaatacaggagacctgggttcaatccatgggttgggaagatcccatggagagggaaatggcaacccactccagtatgcttgcctagaaaattccatggatggaggagcctggtgggctacagtccatggggtcccaaagagttggacacgactgagcgacttcactttgagtAGAAGGGGTAGAGATACCAATCTAGTTTTTCTAGGGAGAGACTGAACCTCAGATTTTCAAAATTTATAGACATAACACCACCAAAAACAAGTCTTACCACACTAGTCTAGGCTTTGTAAAATGTCTGAATATAGTTAAAAGATCATTGGGCTGGGGTTGGAAGATCTAGCCTTGGACTTTACCACGGTCTTGATAGGTAGCTCTGGGCAGTCATTTAACTTTCTGGATCTCACCTGTAAGTTGAGGTTGGACTAAATCATTGGTTTCCAAACTTTGTTATGCATTGTAGGAAGAATACTTCatgtattagaaaaaaaaaatcttagagacTGGAAGACCTGACATCCTACCTAGAGCAAGAATATTCCTGACATGTGAGCTGTctatgtatacttttttttttttatgtatacctatttttttttccaggtttttttctAAGAGTAGTTTTAGATTTACGTAAAATTGAGAGGGAGGTATAGAGGTTTCCCATTATCGACATCAGCGCCTAGAATGGTACAGTTTTGATCAAGGATGAACATGCATTGACACATTATAGTCACCCAAAGTTTGTAGTTTACCTACGGGTTCACTTGTGGTGATgtatattctatgggtttggacaaatgtataatgtataatatataataataataatatattctaCAAATGTTGTGTTTCCTTTTTGGTAGTGCTTTTTGTATCCTATTTAAGACATCTTTGCCTACCTTAtggtcatgaagatattctccTGTTCCTCCTATAATTTTAAGtagttttatatttcacatttagATTCTCTGTTTTTTGAAATTGATTTTGTCTTTATGACATAAGAGTCAAGactacttattatttttttccccatatggaTATCTAATTGACCCAGGACATGTACTGAAAAAGCCATCCATTCCACCACTGCATTGTAGCATCACCTCTGTCAGTAACCAGAGgttgtgtgagtctgtttcagcctctctgttctattccattgttttatttgtgatatatactttcatttctatttaaaaaaatagctttattgagttataattcaCATAAGTTTACCCTACTGAGTATATACAGTTAAGAGATTTTTACTACTTTTGCAGAGTTGTGCAGTGTCATCACTAGCTCATTCCATAATGTTTTCATCACCTAGAAACCATAACATTAGCAGTCATTCACTTGGCACCATATACTAAATGTTTGTATGTAAGATTTGTGTGTTAAAACTTAATCCTTAGTATGATGTACTTGTAGGTGGGGTGGGGCCgagtggagggggagggggagtggcTTTGGGaaatgattaggtcatgagggctgtgccctcatgaatgggattagtgtcctcaGAGATATCTTGTGTGCACCTTCTGACATATGAGGACATAGTGAAAAGGCAGCCATCTGTGAACCAGAAAGCAAACTCTCCCAGACAGCAAATCTGCTGGTGCTTTAATCTTGAACTtcacagcttccagaactgttagcagtaaatttatgttgtttttaagccacctagtctgtggtTTTTTGTTACAGCAGCGTGAGTGAACTAAGACACCTAGCATCCACTAATCTACAGATGTGCTTTCTTTCTCTGTGGATTTGGCCTATTCTGGACATTCcgtataaatagaatcatacaacgTGTGGCCTGTGTTCGGCTCCTTTCACTTAGCGTGATGTCTTCAAGGTTTAttacttttaagaaaatttttggtcaaaaatataatacagtttgctattttaaccatttttaacgTTTATAATTCAGTAGCCTTAATCACATTCTCAGTGTTGTACAATCATCACcactgttttgaaattttttcatcaTCTCGAACAGAAACTTTGTACTCATTAAGCAATAGCTgtccttttcccttttctcccagtccatggaTACCTCTAGTCTACTGTTTTTCCCTGTAAATTTGCCTGTTCTGGGCTTCTTCTATTTCCTATAAGTGGTTATACAGGATCTGTCTGTGTCTGCCTCATTTCatgtagcataatgttttcaaagttctttcATGTTGTAGCATTTATCAAAGCAcgattcttttttatggctgaatgatgTTTTAGTATATATCTGTCTAGTATGTGGATGTACATTTCTTCATCCTTCAGTTGAGGACATTCCAGTTAAGTATACTTGGGTTTCTATTTATTGACTATTAAGAATATTTCTGTACATTTGTGTATACATTTTTGTGtgactgttttcatttctctggagtGTAGacttaggaatggaattgctgggtcatgtgttAGCTTTTAGGGGAACTTCCAGACTTTTCCAGAGCAGCTGTGCCATTTTATATTCTctccagcaatgtatgagagttccagtgTCTTCACATTCTTGGCAATACTTATTATtgtctgtattatttttttgtgGGTGAAAAGTGGtcatatggttttgatttgcatttcctttaaTGATGAgtaatactgagcatcttttcatgtgcttattgctGTTTGTATATCGTCTCTGGGGAAGAGTCTGTTCATATCATTTgaccatttttaattgggttgtctgTCTTTTGAtcattgagttgtaagagttctttatgtagtctagatacaagtcctttatcagtaATATTTTGCAGACATTTTCtggagttgtcttttcactttcttgatggtatctTGAAGCACTAGTTTTTTGTTTGATGATgtccaatttatctttttttaaaatttcacttctcatgcttttggtgtcatttgAGAAACAGTTTCCCATCCAAGACAATGAAGATTTacacctgtgttttcttctaagaatttcatAACtgtagctcttacatttaggtctttgctacattttgaattaatgtttgtGTGTGATGTGAGGTAGGGATccagtttctttgttttgtatGGTGAGATTGAGTTGTTCTACTACCGTTTGTTGAAAAGaatattctttccccattgaattgtcttgggACTCCTGTAgcatatactttttaaagttaaactTAATTGCtgtttgtcaaaaaaaaaaaaaaaaaacaggtgtaaagaaggaaacaaaattacccatagaatttttattttctgtagtttAAAAGATATAATTGGCATTATACTTGTATACAGTTTGACCATGCTTCCTACATGTAACATATCATGCACATCTTCTCACatcattaaaaattctttgaccttattattttaattatactcCATCATGTGATATACTCCAATTtaattatttacttctttttctgacATATTAATTTGGAAGGTGAATAACTAAACCCACCCTGGTTATAGATGTTGAAGATATAGtagtatgaatattttaattacataGTTTATAAACAAGTATTTGAACTTCTTTTTATTGGTCCTTGATTTCTATTGAGAAGCATTGTTTGAAAGAACAGCTTTTAAGAGTCACATTACCAATATTTTTTACAGTAAAGAACAAACCTGGAAgtatgtgtttttttgttttttagcttaTCCTTAAATggttgaaattttgtttttaatatctgtGTACTTTATATTTTGTCAAATTAAAATGTGTAATAAGGTTTCCATTTAGCAGATACAAATTTAGGGATTTTAGATTATATACTTTATTTCAAAAGTATGTAAGATATATCatacttaaaatttaaatctttaGACATTCTATTTTTAGGATGAATAGCAGACTCAGGGCAATAACTGTTGCTTTTAATATCAAAAATTATAGCAATATATGGTTGGTTATAAAAAGCTGAAAGTGATCTTTTAGGTCAGTTTTTGGAATTATTAATAACCTTTATATTAAAATGCTATTATAGAATTGTTTATTTGACCAGAAAACGTATTTGAATAGTCGAAAGTTTTCCCTTTTATTGATTCTTTGTAGTTCTCCAGCTCTAAAGAAACATTGCTTCCTAACAAAGCAGATGCTTTAAATGTACATATAAGTTCATTAGCGATTGTAGAGGAGTAAGTTTTACCTTCTCTGGAGGTACAAGATCATCATAATCTAGGTATGTGGTGGTTTCTCAGACTTCAGAAATGAACACCTGaagtatttatatattacattCATCTGGAAGGAATCTGCTAGTAGGCCCACAAAGGATTgttaacatttcttaaaatttcatgttTTGGCAGGTGAACCTAGCCTTTAAGCAACCTGGAAAGAGGCTAGAGCACCAAGGAATTAGAATTGAATTTGTAGGTCAAATTGGTGAGTTTTAAAATagtattacttttttttgttgttaactgAGTTTGAAGAGAGTTTGATATGGCAGTTAAATAATTGAATTAGAGTTTAGCTTTATGGAAAGAAGGAATTGATTTTGCATAATAAAAGGATTTATGTTATAAACATTAAATAATCatgtttcttttaattatattaaatgataTTTGACTCATGCTGCCTTTACTTGTGATGAAATCTGATTATTAAAAGTGAAAGGAGTTATGTAAGCTACCAGCcttgaaaaataattcaagtaAATTAGTTGACTCCCTGAAATTTCCGTCTGCCTAGGTTTTTCACCAGCTTTATTCACAATTAGCAGTGTCACCTTCATCCTTCACCTGCTAATTACTCATGCCATTTGTCTTCCTAACTTAGTTTATACCTGTAGCCAGACTCACCTGTTAACAGAAAATTCCCTGTGAAAAGGAAAGTTGTAATTTCTTCTTGACTTAGATCAACTTGTGTATGTTTCCATACATATATTTCTTGCTTTAGCAGGAGTTAAACTATATAAATCTTTGGGTACTGCAGATGCAGAACGAGAAAAGAAAATAGATCCTAGCTTTCTAAGTTTTACTGTCTATTTTGAAAGTATCAGAATTGGAATGGGTAGATGTTTGTTTAGATATCTATTTTGGATGAGATTATACTTAAGGGGCAAATTATGGTAATTAACTGATAGTTGATTTTAGTCTTTTACTTAGTATAGTTTTATCAGGGTAATATATTTGCCTAactaaagcaaaacaacaaagcaTTTTTTGTCTTAAAGGGATGAAGTTCAAATAATTGCTGGAAATGTAGCAATTTAAACAGCTTCTTATTGGGCAAAGCCTACCTAACTACACTAAAGGATTGAATTCTTTCAtaacagaaatttttattttgctatgcCACTTGAATTTTTTTAAGCCCATGTGGAGTGAAATAGGATAATGGAATTCAGATCATAGCTCTGGTATTTAAAATGAAGGCAAATCCAAGAAATTCTTTTGATAAAAATTACTTGCTCTGGAAGTAGAAGTTTGGGTTTTGATGAGACGGATATCAAACATAATTGgtctttcacttttttaaatttcttagagCTTTTCAATGACAAGAGTAATACTCACGAATTTGTAAACCTAGTGAAAGAACTAGCCTTACCTGGAGAACTGACTCAGAGCAGAAGTTATGATTTTGAATTTATGCAAGTTGAAAAGCCATATGAATCTTACATCGGTGCCAATGTCCGCTTAAGGTATGAATTGACTTTGTCTACAGTTTATGATACACAAACCAGAAAGTAATGACTACTGTTGAATGTCTTGAAATTCTAATTATAATTTCGGACTGGAAGACTTAAGATTTTGAAAATTctgtcaaatatatatatatatattttttttttttctggctaatGCAGATCTGATGTAATAAGATCCTTCTatcagatttgtgtgtgtgttcgtgtgtgtgtgcgtgtgcacgcacgcatgctcagtcatgtgcaactctttgtgaccccatggactatagcctgctggctcctctgtccatggaaatttctagggaggaataccagagtgggttgccatttcctactctaggggatcctcctgacccagggatcgaacctgcatctcttgggtctcctgcattggcaggcagattctttaccactgtgccatctggggaGCCCTCTATAGGATTCAGAGGATCCCATTATGAGAAGTTTTAGTCACATACTTCCCTTGTATGTACCTCAGTTTCTTAGATACTTCATTTGTCTTGTAAGTGGAATTACCCTCTAAATCCATTAGTTTCTCAATGAATCTCATTTAGTTTATGGTTAAAAAGTgatgtagaaaaaaaagaaaaaaagaatccatcCAGAGAGATGTCCTCAAATAAGCTTGATGGTAGTACTCCAAATTGATCTAAAATGTATGTCCACTATTCTTAAAATTGaactttgtattttttccatggtgaaggcatttatttaaaaatgaaaatttcttcaTGAAGCAAATGGAGTAAATTGATCCCTAAGgaatttcaggaaggagaaagctAAAGTTTGCTTATTTAAAACACTGAGATATCTCACAGGAGGTTTAACTTGTCCTCTCCATTGACTTTTGTAGGTATTTTCTTAAAGTGACCATAGTAAGAAGACTGACAGATTTGGTAAAAGAGTATGATCTTATTGTTCACCAGCTTGCTACCTATCCTGATGTCAACAACTCGATTAAGATGGAAGTGGGCATTGAAGATTGTCTACACATTGAATTTGAATATAATAAATCAAAGTAAGTACCTTTTACAAACAGATAAATGGTCagggaaaattaagaaataaacctTTTATGTCTTTGTAAATTGGTCAAAGAAAGGATAGAGTCAACATTAATCTGATGTTAAGAGACCATCAGAATCtctgaactgaaagaaagaaactttagaaggaatttggttttgttttagtaGGAATTTGACTTGGTGCGGATGTCTTTCATATTCTATTCCTGGTAAGACTCCGCTTGGCCATTTTTTAATAGAGGATCTCACCATCTCAGAAGGC from Bos taurus isolate L1 Dominette 01449 registration number 42190680 breed Hereford chromosome 28, ARS-UCD2.0, whole genome shotgun sequence includes the following:
- the VPS26A gene encoding vacuolar protein sorting-associated protein 26A translates to MSFLGGFFGPICEIDVVLNDGETRKMAEMKTEDGKVEKHYLFYDGESVSGKVNLAFKQPGKRLEHQGIRIEFVGQIELFNDKSNTHEFVNLVKELALPGELTQSRSYDFEFMQVEKPYESYIGANVRLRYFLKVTIVRRLTDLVKEYDLIVHQLATYPDVNNSIKMEVGIEDCLHIEFEYNKSKYHLKDVIVGKIYFLLVRIKIQHMELQLIKKEITGIGPSTTTETETIAKYEIMDGAPVKGESIPIRLFLAGYDPTPTMRDVNKKFSVRYFLNLVLVDEEDRRYFKQQEIILWRKAPEKLRKQRTNFHQRFESPESQASAEQPEM